In one Stenotrophomonas maltophilia genomic region, the following are encoded:
- the grxD gene encoding Grx4 family monothiol glutaredoxin, translating into MSLDPALRSRIESLLNANRVVLFMKGQPSMPQCGFSAKAVGALQDLGVEFAHVNVLADQEIREGIKAYGDWPTIPQLYIDGELVGGSDIVLQMAASGELSSVLGLPAPDRTPPRITVTPAAVEMLKGALADAPGAALQLSIDAGFQPNFQLAPHDEAAIAAESNGLRVQFDLASARRAEGITIDWVDDIRGKGLAIDNPNAPKPVQEISVRDADDLVRAGNAILVDVRPADERAIAAVGVPFKVFDGNGRAELEALPKDTALAFLCHHGGRSAQAAEQFRALGFTKVFNITGGINAWSEEVDNGVPKY; encoded by the coding sequence CGTTCGCGCATCGAATCCCTCCTCAACGCCAACCGCGTCGTGCTGTTCATGAAGGGCCAGCCGTCGATGCCGCAGTGCGGCTTCTCGGCCAAGGCCGTGGGCGCGCTGCAGGACCTGGGCGTCGAGTTCGCTCACGTCAACGTGCTGGCCGACCAGGAAATCCGTGAAGGCATCAAGGCCTACGGCGACTGGCCGACCATCCCGCAGCTGTACATCGACGGCGAACTGGTCGGTGGCAGCGACATCGTGCTGCAGATGGCCGCCAGCGGCGAACTGAGCAGCGTGCTGGGCCTGCCCGCGCCGGACCGCACCCCGCCGCGCATCACCGTCACCCCGGCCGCGGTGGAGATGCTCAAGGGCGCGCTGGCCGACGCCCCGGGCGCCGCCCTGCAGCTGAGCATCGATGCAGGCTTCCAGCCCAACTTCCAGCTCGCTCCGCATGACGAGGCTGCGATCGCCGCCGAATCCAATGGACTGCGCGTGCAGTTCGACCTGGCCAGCGCGCGCCGTGCCGAAGGCATCACCATCGACTGGGTGGACGACATCCGCGGCAAGGGCCTGGCCATCGACAACCCGAATGCGCCCAAGCCGGTGCAGGAAATCAGCGTGCGCGACGCCGACGACCTGGTGCGCGCCGGCAACGCGATCCTGGTGGACGTACGCCCGGCTGACGAGCGCGCCATCGCCGCCGTCGGCGTGCCGTTCAAGGTGTTCGACGGCAACGGCCGCGCCGAGCTGGAAGCACTGCCGAAGGACACCGCACTGGCCTTCCTGTGCCACCACGGTGGTCGCAGTGCGCAGGCTGCCGAGCAGTTCCGCGCGCTTGGCTTCACCAAGGTCTTCAACATCACCGGCGGCATCAACGCCTGGTCCGAAGAGGTGGACAACGGCGTGCCGAAGTACTGA